The region TTTGCATTTTTTGGGCCACTATTAAATTCTTAAAGTACTATGTTAAAATTACTAATTGACTTGTCCATATTGtatgtagaaaaataaattggcCTATATACTGGATTGTAACAGAGTTGAAGACATCTTTTATGTTGTGCATGGGATACATAGAACACCATCTAGATCTCACTAGGATTGGACTTAATTAGGTAAACACACAAGAAATGTTTCATCAAGTTTTGCAGACTTAATCCCATGAGGATGATTAGTCCCAATGTTCCTATAAAGTAATAGCTACACTTCCTTAAATGCTTGTTATACACATGATTGACTAGGGAAATGGGTTCTGAACTTTTTGTTAATAGCACTTTTGCAGGATTGTTGAGAGTGTGGGGGAAGGTGTGACTGAATTTGAAGAGGGGGACCATGTGCTTACAGTATTTATTGGAGAATGCATGAAATGCAGACAGTGTACATCAGGCAAAAGCAACATCTGTGAAGTACTGGGGTTGGAAAGAAGAGGTGTAATGCATAGTGATCAGAGGACACGTTTCTCGGTAAATGGAAAGCCCATTTATCACTATTGTGCAGTCTCAAGTTTCAGTGAATATACAGTGGTGCACTCTGGATGTGCTGTCAAAGTGAGCTCACTTGCACCTCTGGATAAAATATGCCTTCTGAGTTGTGGAGTAGCTGCAggtaaaattttcaaatcatGATAATGTCATGAAgtcttatatttttaaatcaaaaaatataGAGTGGCacactttcttctctttttttttgttcaaattgggACTCTATGTCAACAGAATCACATCAGCCACTTAGGACACAATCTTATCCTAACCAACCAACTTTACATGAAAGATTACTATTTTAGTCCAAAAGGTTGATGGGGAGATCTTGAATCAACTTATTGTTCTTACAGACATCATGGAATTAGCTATAgtgtaaataaaaatacaaaggtGTTTCTTTTATGATTTCTTTGTGAGAAGGGGGAAGGTGGAGCTCTCCTCAACCATTCCTTGCCCCCCTCCCTAGActcatatgtgtgtgtgtgtgtgtgtgtgtctacaTATTCTTGGTTCTGCGTGACTATACTCATATttaaagggaaagaaagaaaagaaatttagaAAGGGATATTGGAGGTGCATCTACATGCATACAATATACATACGTTTGTATGTGGCTATAAGGAATTGTTCGTTCCAATCGAGTATGCTTAACAATGGGGTTGTATTATTAGGTTTGGGTGCAGCTTGGAATGTTGCTGATATATCTAAAGGATCGACTGTGGTGATTTTTGGACTTGGAACAGTAGGCCTTTCTGTAAGTATGCTGGCATAGTAACATTGCTTCTTATCTCCTCCATAAGAGCTTGGTGATGAGCTATCCCAACATGATTTTGATCAGTAATTGATTCTTGTAAGAGTAGGTTGCACAAGGTGCCAAACTTCGGGGGGCATCTCAAATTATTGGTGTGGACACAAATCCTGAGAAGGGTGAAAAAGGTTCTATGGCTTTTGCTCTTTCATATTCTGGGATGCTGGGCTTTGAGCCAATATAAAATTCTTTGTTGGTGCTGATGTTTACTTATTGGTGTAGCAAAAGCTTTTGGAGTAACAGAGTTTCTCAACCCAAATGACACTAATGAACCTATGCAACAGGTTAATAAAACTAAGCAGAAACTATCagacactttttttattttattttatttatttatttttacaaggaGTATACGTTGAAGTATGATACAGAGAGCATTAAGAAACCAACCTATAAACTGATTGGTAAAATTCTTTCAGGTTGTTAAGCGTATCACTGGTGGAGGGGCAGATTACTCATTTGAATGTATAGGTGATACCGGAATGATGACTACTGCCCTGCAGTCATGTTGCGATGTAATCCTCTCAATCCCCATTACTCATGCTAATTTAAGAAAGCTTTCTTAATTGCATTTCACCTGAACATTTCATTGTCCATTCTTGTTTCTTTCAGGGATGGGGTTTGACTGTTACTCTTGGTGTGCCTAAAGAGAAGCCAGAGATGAAAGCTCATTATGGACTATTTATTACTGGAAGAACTTTGAAAGGATCTCTATTTGGTGGATGGAAACCCAAGTCTGATCTTCCTTCATTAGTGGACATGTACACAAGGAAGGTAAGCGTCTATGAAAACTTTCTGGTAGAGTTGCTTGACCAAACTTAACTCTTTTGGGTTTATATATTGTCTAATTTGTTGACATTTGCATATAGGACATGCTATTTTCAATGTCTTTTTCCGTTTAAATTAGTCAAAGCTTCAGATCTTGGTGTTAACTTGCCTAGCCAGAAAACATATCTTTCATCATTCCTAGGAAGGCTTACTAACACAAGGCTTTGGAATGCAAAGGAAATAAAACCTAGACATGCCTAGGCCCTTACCTTAATATAATTTACGATTGCATgggtactttctttttttttgtgggtgATTGCGTGGATACTTAAGAATATTGGTTGAATTGAGCCCGAATTTGAGAATGTTGTGACTGGAGGAGTGGGTGACAATGTAGAGGACAACGTACTCACTTACGATGAAAGTGACGCCATAGGTGCGGACAATGGTGAGTTACTTTCACGATTCTTGGTGGTTCAATGGCTATTGCTGACACGAAAGAAAGAAGAGCACCTGCAGAGACAACTCTTCTGTACTCGTTGTATTGTTCACCGGAAGGTCTGCGATGTCATCATAGATAGCGGAAGTGGCAAGAACATTGTATCAAAGGAAATGGTCGTGAAGGTTGGGCTGAAAATGGAGAAATACCCATGCCATCGCGACGATTTGCTTGCCTTAGCCAATGTAATAAGTATCAGAGCTGATGTACTGAAGCCTTAGTTTTGTGAGGGATAATAATAACATTTCAAGTTCTCTTTAAAGTTTGTCTTGTTGAATATGCGTACAGAAGACATCATTCTTGTGTTGATTTCTTTTCGCTTCCGCTACATCATTGATTAACCTGTTTTTACTTTCACAATTTTTGCCTGCAGGAAATTGAGATTGATGAATTCATTACTCACAATATGCCATTTGAAGATATCAACAAAGCTTTTGATCTAATGAAAGAAGGCAAGTGTTTGCGTTGTGTTATCCACATGCCAAAGTAGCTTTGGTTGTATTAAATTTGATATACAGAAATATTGGTGGGGCGCATGTGAGCATCTGATATGCTTCTCTGTTgattgttttgatgtaaaagcGGTACTGATGAAGGAGGATTAGAAGTTAATACACTTAACTATGTTCAACTATGTAGTCagttcaatttaaaaatatacactatatatatatatttactttcgTTTGTGAGGTAAATTTATTGAGCAAATAGAACTTCTTCAATgaatttataaacaaaaattccattttgattaaatactaaaatacataGAGTAAGGTTCGATTAGTATAGAAAGAATTTGCATGATATCTGATCAATTgatcaatataaatatatagaaatatatatatttttggtatATTGTGATTGTGTCCTCCAGAAAAAactaaggggggggggggggggggggggggggcgggggttTCGAGttattctttctttcctttaacTTTGAAAGTATTGACAGATACTATTAAGGAACAGATGTTCTGAATCAATGaagtttatttttcaaaaacatcatcagaaagaaatgaaatggggttttttcaaactttggaaAAAGtgattcatttttttcatttatacgaataaaatattttgatcatTAAGAACTTAACAGGACTTACCCCCTCTTTATTTGTCTGTTTTGAGGGGGGTCCCGTTGAGTTCTTACGTTTTCAGTGCCAACTGTGTGAAAGCTTCCTGTAGACTTTAATTCATTTTCAGTctaaaagggggaaaaaaaatgaaagccgGAGAAACATATTCTGAAGCATGCTAATCTAGTTTAATGCAAGGTTTGAAGGTAGTAGAAAGCAGAGGTTGTGTTTAATTCACCATCATaagtttgtgtatatatatatgggttaaatacatatttgccccctgtgttttacgacctttattttttgcccccttagtttcactttttatcaaatttggtacctatggtatatgaaaagacggaaatggtacctttGTCTGATTTcctgtccaaaactaacgtccacccacgtcattgggtacttaaaaatttgaagcctagaacccaattctttacacatcgtttccaacaacatccagacaacaacatgacaaaaaatgacgtgggtggacattagttttggacggaaaattagACGGAGGTAttatttccgtcttttcatataccacaggtaccaaatttgataaaaagtgaaactgagggggcaaaaaataaaggtcgtaaagcacagggggcaaatatgtatttaaccatatatatatatatatatatatatatatatatatatatatatatatatatatatatatatatatatatatatatatatgaaataatgctatatacttAACTATCATTCGACTTTTATCTCATTGGGCTATGTGGCAGTGCCCATTagcctttattaaaaaataaataaaaataaaaaatttaagagttgATGATACTACCACACCAGTCTAATTGGATGAGAGTTTagcatttagaattactcattaaagaataatgttatttagtaaattgttataCAATTGTCATACAACTTAATTATGTGGCAGTAAAGATCAgcactagaaaaaaaaaaaaaaaaaaaaaaggaaaaaaagaataaagaaaaaagaaaaaagaaaaaagaagaaggaagagtaATGGTATTTAGTAGATTACCATACAACTACCATACAACTAAAATGATGTGATAGTAAAAATCaatccttaatttatttatttatattttacgATTATTGATCTAAGGATTGAGTTTAACTATGAcattatcaaattatatgacagtttattaaatagtataattaaaaaaaaaaaaaaaaccattggcTGATTTTGACCGACAAGTATGGATATCATACTTGATGACAAATGAGTCGTTTCAATTTCGGGCCAATGGAGGAGAAGAAAAACAGCAGGGAAAGAGGAAGAGGAGATGAGTTTCCTCCAATTTGCTCAAAATGCATAGCTCAAAATCGTCCAATACTTAGGCTCGTTTGGGTGTGcgaatttgtttatatttttttgtattatttttaaaattgtgaataccaaaaaaaataaaaatatatacttatTATTAGGTATATATTCATACCAGGCCATCTACCAAGCAAGTTCAATTTATTAGGACATGTTTGGATAacacttatgttttttttattatattttattatttttcataaacatgTTTGGGTTATGTTttggaattcaaattctactaaagttttatctatttttttttaattttatctcaggttctctaaattatcaaaacataatttcaaaaagcaAGTTATCCTAGCAttcacaatttaaatataatacttAAAAATATCACACCCAAACAAGCCCTTAGAATCATCAACGCATCTTTGTTGTCTACTACAATGAAAGAAAAGGATATATATAGATGTCGGCATCTCACCAGTACTGGTCACCGCGAAATGTGTTCCATGCATGAGgcttcatcttttcttttgataaaagaagaaagaaaaagtaaaagcaaATTTCTCACAAGAGAATATGTACTTTGCTTGCATTCAATTAAAATTGGAcgatttcagaaagaaaaaataataataaaaaaaaataataaaattttctagctattacttttctttcttcttttgtcaGTGAAATAATCAGAATCGAacgatttaattaatttgtttaattcaTTAGATTTGAAATAATCATATACTAGATGTTAGACtgatttaattttaagtaatTGGATTTAATTAACTATGAGTAACGTACGTGGTACGTACATTTTGTACCATACATTAgaacaaattgaagaaaactTAAATAACATACTTACATTAATtagtaaaatgtaatttttatgacCTTAATTCGAGTTTTTTATGGAAGggtcaaattaaaattatagGAAATCAATGGagttttgtttaattaaaataaatattagagtgcaattataattttttaatagaataaattataattaatgataatttaGAACAAGTTATGAGAATGAGATGACAAGTGCTCTAGCTAGGCCCATTCAACGTCTATATATGTTGACAAGGATTTCTAGTACTACCTTCTTTAGGATTTacatgcctatatatataaagagatttTCTGTAGGCATAAAAGCTCACACTCTTGATCTCATAATCATAATTAAGAAGACGATTTAGAGGTAATACACGAGCAAATTAAGCAAGATAGAGGATTCAATCAATCCACACAGACCAAGTAaatatgcttttttttattttttattagaatcTGAAATATTCTTCCTGGTTTCAGAATTACTTTATTGCttttataaattctttttttctttttctactccttttttatttattccttGCTCTTTTTAGTACTGTTCCAGTGTTGTAtattaatggttaattaatcATAGAAGAGAATTATATCAGAATTTACTGATCTTCACGCTCACTGTATATAcatctctctttctccattccttgttaattatttattattagttAAAGAGACGTGCCTTTTTCTCGATCATAGCACAATATAATCAGGTCATGTTTTCCACGAAACCTACTTCGAACCATGACAGTTTTGCCCTTAATCACATCTTCTGCAATTTCCTACAATCCACACACTCTGCATACATAAATATTAAGACATAGGATTCGACTCCTGTAATGAGTAATGAGAATCTTCATATTTGATTAGTGTAAACTAGCTAGTTGTAGTACAAGCTAACTATCTATGACTTACATCAGTTTGAGGAAGTGCCTGCGATCCTTCCTGTTTTACTGACAGTGTAGAGAAGCCACACCTGATCTCTCTCGTCTAcgcttttgatttttttaattattttttttaagatcccTTGCAAAAAAGGGTATTGAAATGGAACTTCTGATGTAGCCTTGTAGGCTATGTAGCTGAACTAACTATATTTACTTTGGCTTTGTATATGTTGTTATTAGGTGAGGAAGGTGAGACTTCAACCCATAAATCACAAACCTCTCCTCCTCGATCTCCAAGCTAGCACCATTCAAGGCATCCCACAACAGCAACCTCAAGAAACAAAGTCAAATAAGGAAGCTGAATTCTACCTATACAACTATACACATACAATACAAAAAGCTTCTAATATACTGTGGTAGATGAACGTCACTGCAGTCTGGAGAAGAGGTTCAAATTTGTTGAGCAATGGCAGAAACCCAAAGAATTCATCCAGTCGTGGATGTGGAAGCCCCACCAACAACTCCTCTGGTGCCTCACGGCGCATCGGTGTCTGAGAAGGGTAGTCCGGTTAGGCGACCGCCTCCGGTCCGGCGCCCCATACCGGCCAGCCATGCCAAGCCACCAAAGAGTAGTTCAAGTTGTTGTTGCAAATGCGTATGCTGGACAATTAGCCTCCTCCTTCTCCTAACAATTATAGTTGGAGCCGCTGCCGGCGTTCTTTACCTTGTCTTCCAACCAAAGCCTCCTACATACTCGGTTGATAGCTTGAAGATAAGCAGCTTAGGTCTCAATCCTGACATGTCACTGTATGCTGAGTTCGACGTGAAGATCACGGCCGACAACCCTAACAAGAAGATCGGAATTTACTACGAGAAAGGCGGCCGGTTGAGCGTGTGGTATGCAGACGCTAAGCTTTGCGACGGGTCACTGCCGGAGTTCTACCAAGGTCACCAGAATAAGACACAACTGCACCTTGCCTTGACCGGCCAAACGCAGTACGGCAGCGCTTTGATGACGGCGCTGCAGGAGCAACAGCAAACCGGACGCATCCCATTGGATCTTAAGGTTGATGCGCCGGTGGCAATCAAACTTGGGAGGCTGAAGCTGAAGAAGGTCAGGATCTTGGGACAGTGCTTGTTGGTCGTGGATAACTTATCTGCTAATAATGCCATCAGCATTAAAGCTAGTAATTGTAGGTTCAGATTGAAGCTTTGAATTCATCTTTCTCTTtagatattgattttttttttattattatttttttttttcagtttcttCTTCTATCTGTATCCCATGTTTTTTTTAAGCGAAACTTTGATTCTTTTTCTGCGTTCATATCACCCTGTAGTTTTAGGCATAAGGCTTTTCTCTAGTTGATGTTCAATTGAGAGGAGCCGGTCTTATATTATATACACAGATATAtgcaaaattacaaaaatatctctatatataaaaaatcaattgaagAGGATCCCGATCTGTAGTTGCAATGCTTTGTgatgatatataatatatagtgttcccttttattttcatttttaaatataaaatcttCGTCCTTGAAATTGGGAAAGGAAATTAATACTCCATTACATGGCCGAAGTGCTCACACCAAAACCCAAATCCCAAGCATTTGGGCTGGGCCTCAATATGTAAAGGGCTTTGTCCCCACAAATCTCctctcttctctattttaagTATGTACAAGCCGACATTTAGTAACCGCAATTAATGGTTATTCTCATGTGAGAATGCAGATATCGATTTTATGGTAAGTGGATGCAGTGAATAACTACATCATGAGgtgtttgtattttatttattacttttaagCTAGAATGCGaaatcaaaatatgaatttcATCTAAAACATTaggctaaaaaagaaaaaaacacacacacacacacactaaaacATGCCCAAGATACTAAAAAcatactaaaaatatttttaaaatcatttgaaataggcccaaaatactaaaataggtCAAAAAGATTCATTACCTAATATGCGAAT is a window of Alnus glutinosa chromosome 4, dhAlnGlut1.1, whole genome shotgun sequence DNA encoding:
- the LOC133867258 gene encoding alcohol dehydrogenase-like 6 isoform X2; this translates as MEQVEVSPPQPMEIRIKVVSTSLCRSDVTAWQSHAIFPRIFGHEASGIVESVGEGVTEFEEGDHVLTVFIGECMKCRQCTSGKSNICEVLGLERRGVMHSDQRTRFSVNGKPIYHYCAVSSFSEYTVVHSGCAVKVSSLAPLDKICLLSCGVAAGLGAAWNVADISKGSTVVIFGLGTVGLSVAQGAKLRGASQIIGVDTNPEKGEKAKAFGVTEFLNPNDTNEPMQQVVKRITGGGADYSFECIGDTGMMTTALQSCCDGWGLTVTLGVPKEKPEMKAHYGLFITGRTLKGSLFGGWKPKSDLPSLVDMYTRKEIEIDEFITHNMPFEDINKAFDLMKEGKCLRCVIHMPK
- the LOC133867258 gene encoding alcohol dehydrogenase-like 6 isoform X1 → MSSVKHPHVITCKAAVAWGAGESLVMEQVEVSPPQPMEIRIKVVSTSLCRSDVTAWQSHAIFPRIFGHEASGIVESVGEGVTEFEEGDHVLTVFIGECMKCRQCTSGKSNICEVLGLERRGVMHSDQRTRFSVNGKPIYHYCAVSSFSEYTVVHSGCAVKVSSLAPLDKICLLSCGVAAGLGAAWNVADISKGSTVVIFGLGTVGLSVAQGAKLRGASQIIGVDTNPEKGEKAKAFGVTEFLNPNDTNEPMQQVVKRITGGGADYSFECIGDTGMMTTALQSCCDGWGLTVTLGVPKEKPEMKAHYGLFITGRTLKGSLFGGWKPKSDLPSLVDMYTRKEIEIDEFITHNMPFEDINKAFDLMKEGKCLRCVIHMPK
- the LOC133866924 gene encoding NDR1/HIN1-like protein 6; this encodes MAETQRIHPVVDVEAPPTTPLVPHGASVSEKGSPVRRPPPVRRPIPASHAKPPKSSSSCCCKCVCWTISLLLLLTIIVGAAAGVLYLVFQPKPPTYSVDSLKISSLGLNPDMSLYAEFDVKITADNPNKKIGIYYEKGGRLSVWYADAKLCDGSLPEFYQGHQNKTQLHLALTGQTQYGSALMTALQEQQQTGRIPLDLKVDAPVAIKLGRLKLKKVRILGQCLLVVDNLSANNAISIKASNCRFRLKL